The following are encoded in a window of Colius striatus isolate bColStr4 unplaced genomic scaffold, bColStr4.1.hap1 scaffold_114, whole genome shotgun sequence genomic DNA:
- the LOC133629065 gene encoding LOW QUALITY PROTEIN: cyclin-dependent kinase 16-like (The sequence of the model RefSeq protein was modified relative to this genomic sequence to represent the inferred CDS: inserted 3 bases in 2 codons; deleted 1 base in 1 codon) produces DINKRLSLPADPRLPEGGXALPGPLSRRLRRVSLSEIGFGKLETYVKLDKLGEGTYATVYKGRSKLTENLVALKEIRLEHEEGAPCTAIREVSLLRDLKHANVVTLHDIVHTPHCLTXVFEYLDRDLKQYLDDCGNVISMHNVRLFLFQLLRGLAFCHRHKVLHRDLKPQNLLLSRRGDLKLADFGLARAKSIPTKTFSNEVVTLWYRPPDILLGSTEYSTQIDMWGVGCIFSEMVTGRPLFPGSTVQEQLHFIFRLLGTPTEQTWPGIGANAEFQSHQYPQYPAQGLRQHCPRLDQDGADLLGQLLQFEGRRRVAAAAAMAHPFFCGLGPRVSALPDTTSIFALKEIQLQKDPAPPSGSSAFQVLDTEF; encoded by the exons GACATCAACAAGCGCCTGTCGCTGCCTGCAGACCCCCGGCTGCCCGAGGGGGG GGCGCTGCCGGGACCCCTCAGCCGCCGCCTGCGCCGAGTCTCCCTG tCCGAAATCGGCTTCGGCAAACTGGAGACCTACGTCAAACTGGACAAACTGGGAGAG GGGACGTACGCCACGGTGTACAAGGGGCGGAGCAAACTGACCGAGAACCTGGTGGCGCTGAAGGAGATTCGGCTGGAGCACGAGGAGGGGGCGCCCTGCACCGCCATCAGGGAGG TGTCGCTGCTGCGGGACCTGAAGCACGCCAACGTGGTGACGCTGCACGACATCGTCCACACCCCCCACTGCCTCA TGGTCTTTGAGTACCTG GATCGGGACCTGAAGCAGTACCTGGACGACTGTGGCAACGTCATCAGCATGCACAACGTCAGG CTCTTTTTGTTCCAGTTGCTTCGGGGTTTGGCTTTTTGTCACCGTCACAAAGTTCTGCACCGAGACCTCAAACCCCAGAACCTGCTGCTCAGCCGCCGGGGGGACCTCAAGCTGGCGGATTTCG GTCTGGCCAGGGCCAAATCCATCCCCACCAAGACATTCTCCAACGAGGTTGTGACCTTGTGGTACCGACCCCCTGACATCCTGCTGGGCTCCACTGAGTACTCCACACAGATTGACATGTG GGGGGTCGGCTGCATCTTCTCGGAGATGGTGACGGGGCGGCCGCTGTTCCCGGGCTCCACggtgcaggagcagctgcattTCATCTTCCGCCTCCTGG GCACCCCGACGGAGCAGACGTGGCCGGGGATCGGCGCCAACGCCGAGTTCCAGTCGCACCAGTATCCCCAGTACCCGGCGCAGGGGCTGCGGCAGCACTGCCCGCG cctaGACCAGGACGGCGCCGAC CTCttggggcagctgctgcag TTCGAGGGCCGGCGGCGGgtggcggcggcagcggccATGGCTCATCCCTTCTTCTGCGGGCTCGGGCCCCGCGTCAGCGCCCTGCCCGACA CCACGTCAATCTTTGCCCTGAAGGAGattcagctgcagaaggaccCAGCACCCCCCTCGG gtTCTTCAGCCTTTCAGGTGCTCGACACTGAGTTCTGA